GATCGCCCGGACATCGGATCGAGAGAGCAGCGCGACGTTCCTCAGAAGCTGATAGTGCGCGCAGAACTCGTCGGGTTGCAGGAACTTCGGATCGACGAATCGCTTGAGCCGAGCCCGATAGGGACTCTCGAGTCGTTGTTCATACCGTGGAGTTCTCTTGACGCTCCCGAACTCGGACTCGGTGAGCTTCACCTCGCAACACGTCGCAGCGCCCGCGTCGTTCCACCACGTCAGATCGACGTTCGTGCCCTCAGCTGGATCCGGGATCCACTCAGGTTGAATTCGCTCGACCGCCCTCGATTCGCCAAGTGCGCCAAAGAGCGCAGACGCGTCTTCGACCTGCCGAGTCATGAAGGGCAGGACGAGGTTCAGAGCAAAGGCCTGCGACGAGTTGAGGTGATGAAAGTCGCGGTGGAGCTTCAGCTCCGGGTGAGCCGCGAAGTACGCGAGGCCTTCGCTGCGTACGGACTCGATCAGGTTCAGCGGGTAGAGAGCCTTCGGGAGAATGTGCGGATAGGCCCGCTGGTTCTTGGCCCATACGCCGTTCTCGCGAACTCCAAGCCGCGTGCGCTTGTAGTTCGCGAGGTGCCGGCAGAGCGCTTGGCTGTACCGGCTCATACCCATCTCCCTAACACGTCGCGCAGAATCCCCACCGCTTCGTCAACGTGCGCGCGCTCGCTCACGAACGCGGGCGCGAGCAGCAGCGCGTCGCCGGTGGCCTTCACGTGCAGGCCCGCGTCGAAGAGGCGCTTCTGCACCTCGTTACCGGCGAGACCGGGCGTGTTGTCCTTCGTGCGCACGTCGACGCCGGCGAGGAGGCCGTAGCCGCGCACGTCGGCGACGGCGGGCAGGCTCTGCAGCGAGTGCACTTGCTCCAGGAAGTAGGGAGAGAGTGCGCGCGCATTCTCGAAGCTGCGCTCGGCGTCGAACAGCGCGAGCGTCGCCAGGCCCGCAGCGCACGCGGCGGGGTGCGCCGAGTACGTGTAGCCGTGGAAGAACTCGGGCGCGTGGCGCGGGCCGCGCTCGACGATCGTGTCGTGGATGTCGCGGCGCGCTGCAACGGCGCCCATCGGCTGCGCGCCGTTGGTGATCGCCTTGGCCATGGTGATCAGGTCGGGAGTGACGCCGAATTCCTGCGCGGCGAAGGCGCGGCCGGTGCGGCCCCATCCCGTAATCACTTCGTCGAACACGAGCAGGATGCCGTGCTGCGTGCACAGCTCGCGCACGCGCTCGAGGTAGCCGCGCGGCGGAGGCAGGCAGCCCGTCGAGCCTGCGATCGGCTCGATGAAGACGGCGGCGATGTTCGCGAAGCCGTGGAGCTGCCCGAGCCGCGCGAGGTCGTCGGCGAGCTCGACGCCCTTTTCGGGGAGGCCGCGCGTGAAGCGGTTCTCGGGCAGGTGCGTGTGCCGCATGTGCACCACGCCAGGCACGCCCGTGCCGAAGCTCTCGCGGTTGCGAACGAGGCCGGAGAGCGCGACGCCGCCCATGTTCACGCCGTGATAAGCGCGCTCGCGCGAGATGAACATCGTGCGCTGGCCTTCGCCGCGCGCGCGGTGATAGGCGAGGGCGATCTTCATCGCGGTGTCGACGGCCTCGCTGCCCGAGTTCGCGAAGAACACGCGGTCGAGGCCGCGCGGCGTGAACTCCGCCACGCGCGAGGCGAGCGCGAAGGCCTTCGGGTGCGCGCGCGTGAAGGTGGGCGCGAAGTCGAGCGTCAGCAGCTGCTCGTGCACGGCGTCCGCGATCTCGCGGCGGCAGTGACCGAGCGGCGTGCAGAAGAGCCCCGACGAGGCGTCGAGGATCTTGCGCCCGCCCTGCGTGAAGTAGTGCACGCCCTCCGCGCGCTCGAACATGCGCGGCTCGCCCTTGAACTCGCGGTTCGGCGTGAAGGGCATCCAGAAGTGGTCGAGCGCGAGCGCCATGTTGTTAGGCCTTCTTGGCGTTGAGGGCAGCGTACTTCGCGAGGTGGCGCACCGGCGGCTTCAGCGCGTCGCGGCGGAAGGGGTCGCCGAGCTCGCGCGTCACCATGATCTCGAGCACGGTCGTGCGGCCGTCGCGCTGCGCCGCGCAGGCGTCGCGCAGTGCGGGCCCGACGTCGGAGAGCTTCTCGATCGTGACGCCGTGCGCGCCGAGCGAGCGCGCCACGTTCGCCCAGCTCGGGTTCTCGAGGTTCACGCCCACGAAGCGGTCGTCGTAGAAATCGACCTGGTTCTTCTTCTCCGCGCCCCATTGCTGGTTGTTGAACACGACCGCGGTGACCGGGAGCTTCTCGCGCACGCAGGTGAGCAGCTCGCCGAAGCTCATGCCCCACGCGCCGTCGCCGACGTAACAAATCGCGGGCCGCTCGGGCGCCGCGGCTTTGCAGCCGATCATCGCGGGGAACGCGTAGCCGCAGTTGCC
The DNA window shown above is from Deltaproteobacteria bacterium and carries:
- a CDS encoding aminotransferase class III-fold pyridoxal phosphate-dependent enzyme gives rise to the protein MALALDHFWMPFTPNREFKGEPRMFERAEGVHYFTQGGRKILDASSGLFCTPLGHCRREIADAVHEQLLTLDFAPTFTRAHPKAFALASRVAEFTPRGLDRVFFANSGSEAVDTAMKIALAYHRARGEGQRTMFISRERAYHGVNMGGVALSGLVRNRESFGTGVPGVVHMRHTHLPENRFTRGLPEKGVELADDLARLGQLHGFANIAAVFIEPIAGSTGCLPPPRGYLERVRELCTQHGILLVFDEVITGWGRTGRAFAAQEFGVTPDLITMAKAITNGAQPMGAVAARRDIHDTIVERGPRHAPEFFHGYTYSAHPAACAAGLATLALFDAERSFENARALSPYFLEQVHSLQSLPAVADVRGYGLLAGVDVRTKDNTPGLAGNEVQKRLFDAGLHVKATGDALLLAPAFVSERAHVDEAVGILRDVLGRWV
- a CDS encoding sulfoacetaldehyde acetyltransferase (catalyzes the formation of acetyl phosphate and sulfite from 2-sulfoacetaldehyde; is active when grown on taurine as a sole carbon source); this translates as RAERAATIAREKQRWTEERASWDHEQDAWSVREMRGSAYLHPRQALRELEAAMPEGAMVSTDIGNICQIANSYLRFERPRSMFGAMMFGNCGYAFPAMIGCKAAAPERPAICYVGDGAWGMSFGELLTCVREKLPVTAVVFNNQQWGAEKKNQVDFYDDRFVGVNLENPSWANVARSLGAHGVTIEKLSDVGPALRDACAAQRDGRTTVLEIMVTRELGDPFRRDALKPPVRHLAKYAALNAKKA